A genomic stretch from Bos javanicus breed banteng chromosome 29, ARS-OSU_banteng_1.0, whole genome shotgun sequence includes:
- the ALG8 gene encoding probable dolichyl pyrophosphate Glc1Man9GlcNAc2 alpha-1,3-glucosyltransferase isoform X1 — translation MAAFGIATGGSNWFSALALGVTLLKCLLIPTYHSTDFEVHRNWLAITHSLPISQWYYEATSEWTLDYPPFFAWFEYALSHVAKYFDQEMLNVRNLNYSSSRTLLFQRFSVIFTDALFVYAVHECCKCIDGKKAGKELTEKPKFILSVLLLWNFGLLIVDHIHFQYNGFLSGLMLLSIARFFQKRHMEGAFLFAVLLHFKHIYLYVAPAYGVYLLRSYCFTANKQDGSIRWNSFSFVRLISLGLIVFLVSALSLGPFLALNQLPQVFSRLFPFKRGLCHAYWAPNFWALYSALDKVLSVIGLELKLLDPNKIPKASMTSGLVQQFQHTVLPSVTPLATFICTLIAMLPSVFCLWCKPQGPRGFLRCLILCALSSFMFGWHVHEKAILLAVLPMSLLSVGKAVDASIFLILTTTGHYSLFPLLFTAPELPIKIILMLLFTIYSISSLKTLFRKEKPLFNWMETFYLLGLGPLEVFCEFVFPFTSWNLKYPFIPLLLTSVYCAVGITYAWLKLYVSVLTDPPVGKTKKQ, via the exons CCATTCCACAGATTTTGAAGTACACCGAAACTGGCTTGCTATCACCCACAGTTTGCCGATATCACAGTGGTATTATGAG GCAACTTCAGAGTGGACCTTGGATTACCCTCCCTTTTTTGCGTGGTTTGAGTATGCCCTGTCACATGTTGCAAAATATTTTGATCAAGAGATGCTGAATGTCCGTAATCTGAATTACTCCAGCTCAAGGACCTTACTCTTCCAGAGATTTTCTGTCATCTTTACAGACGCACTCTTTGTGTATGCCGTCCATGA GTGCTGTAAATGCATTGATGGGAAAAAAGCAGGCAAAGAACTTACAGAGAAGCCAAAGTTTATTCTGTCAGTACTACTGCTGTGGAACTTCGGGTTGTTGATTGTAGACC ATATTCATTTCCAGTACAATGGTTTTTTATCTGGATTAATGCTGCTCTCCATTGCACGATTCTTTCAG AAAAGGCATATGGAAGGAGCATTTCTCTTTGCTgttctcctgcatttcaagcacATCTACCTCTATGTAGCACCAGCTTACGGTGTATATTTGCTGCGATCTTACTGTTTCACTGCAAATAAACAAG ATGGATCCATCCGATGGAACAGCTTCAGCTTTGTCCGTCTTATTTCCCTGGGACTGATTGTTTTCCTAGTTTCTGCTCTTTCATTGGGTCCTTTTCTAGCCTTG AACCAACTGCCTCAAGTCTTTTCCCGACTATTCCCCTTCAAGAGGGGCCTCTGCCACGCATATTGGGCTCCAAACTTCTGGGCTTTGTACAGTGCTTTGGATAAAGTGCTGTCTGTCATCG GTTTAGAACTGAAACTTCTTGACCCCAACAAGATTCCCAAGGCCTCAATGACAAGTGGTTTAGTTCAGCAGTTCCAACACACAGTCCTTCCCTCAGTGACTCCCTTGGCCACCTTTATCTGCACTCTGATTGCCATGTTG ccctctgttttctgtctttggtGTAAACCTCAAGGGCCCAGAGGCTTTCTCcgatgtctgattctttgtgccTTGAGCTCCTTCATGTTTGGTTGGCACGTCCATGAAAAAGCCATTCTCCTCGCAGTTCTCCCAATGAG cctcTTATCGGTGGGAAAAGCAGTAGATGCTTCAATTTTTCTGATTCTGACCACAACAGGACATTattccctcttccctctgctcTTCACTGCACCAG aACTTCCCATTAAAATCATACTCATGTTACTGTTTACCATCTATAGTATTTCCTCACTGAAGACTCTGTTCAG aaaagaaaagcctCTTTTTAATTGGATGGAAACTTTCTACCTCCTTGGCCTGGGACCTCTGGAAGTCTTCTGTGAATTTGTATTCCCTTTCACCTCCTGGAACCTGAAGTACCCGTTTATCCCTTTGTTACTGACCTCAGTGTATTGTGCAGTGGGCATCACATATGCTTGGCTCAAACTGTATGTTTCCGTACTGACTGACCCTCCTGTCGGCAAGACAAAGAAGCAATGA
- the ALG8 gene encoding probable dolichyl pyrophosphate Glc1Man9GlcNAc2 alpha-1,3-glucosyltransferase isoform X4 translates to MAAFGIATGGSNWFSALALGVTLLKCLLIPTYHSTDFEVHRNWLAITHSLPISQWYYEATSEWTLDYPPFFAWFEYALSHVAKYFDQEMLNVRNLNYSSSRTLLFQRFSVIFTDALFVYAVHECCKCIDGKKAGKELTEKPKFILSVLLLWNFGLLIVDHIHFQYNGFLSGLMLLSIARFFQKRHMEGAFLFAVLLHFKHIYLYVAPAYGVYLLRSYCFTANKQDGSIRWNSFSFVRLISLGLIVFLVSALSLGPFLALNQLPQVFSRLFPFKRGLCHAYWAPNFWALYSALDKVLSVIGLNDKWFSSAVPTHSPSLSDSLGHLYLHSDCHVGPRGFLRCLILCALSSFMFGWHVHEKAILLAVLPMSLLSVGKAVDASIFLILTTTGHYSLFPLLFTAPELPIKIILMLLFTIYSISSLKTLFRKEKPLFNWMETFYLLGLGPLEVFCEFVFPFTSWNLKYPFIPLLLTSVYCAVGITYAWLKLYVSVLTDPPVGKTKKQ, encoded by the exons CCATTCCACAGATTTTGAAGTACACCGAAACTGGCTTGCTATCACCCACAGTTTGCCGATATCACAGTGGTATTATGAG GCAACTTCAGAGTGGACCTTGGATTACCCTCCCTTTTTTGCGTGGTTTGAGTATGCCCTGTCACATGTTGCAAAATATTTTGATCAAGAGATGCTGAATGTCCGTAATCTGAATTACTCCAGCTCAAGGACCTTACTCTTCCAGAGATTTTCTGTCATCTTTACAGACGCACTCTTTGTGTATGCCGTCCATGA GTGCTGTAAATGCATTGATGGGAAAAAAGCAGGCAAAGAACTTACAGAGAAGCCAAAGTTTATTCTGTCAGTACTACTGCTGTGGAACTTCGGGTTGTTGATTGTAGACC ATATTCATTTCCAGTACAATGGTTTTTTATCTGGATTAATGCTGCTCTCCATTGCACGATTCTTTCAG AAAAGGCATATGGAAGGAGCATTTCTCTTTGCTgttctcctgcatttcaagcacATCTACCTCTATGTAGCACCAGCTTACGGTGTATATTTGCTGCGATCTTACTGTTTCACTGCAAATAAACAAG ATGGATCCATCCGATGGAACAGCTTCAGCTTTGTCCGTCTTATTTCCCTGGGACTGATTGTTTTCCTAGTTTCTGCTCTTTCATTGGGTCCTTTTCTAGCCTTG AACCAACTGCCTCAAGTCTTTTCCCGACTATTCCCCTTCAAGAGGGGCCTCTGCCACGCATATTGGGCTCCAAACTTCTGGGCTTTGTACAGTGCTTTGGATAAAGTGCTGTCTGTCATCG GCCTCAATGACAAGTGGTTTAGTTCAGCAGTTCCAACACACAGTCCTTCCCTCAGTGACTCCCTTGGCCACCTTTATCTGCACTCTGATTGCCATGTTG GGCCCAGAGGCTTTCTCcgatgtctgattctttgtgccTTGAGCTCCTTCATGTTTGGTTGGCACGTCCATGAAAAAGCCATTCTCCTCGCAGTTCTCCCAATGAG cctcTTATCGGTGGGAAAAGCAGTAGATGCTTCAATTTTTCTGATTCTGACCACAACAGGACATTattccctcttccctctgctcTTCACTGCACCAG aACTTCCCATTAAAATCATACTCATGTTACTGTTTACCATCTATAGTATTTCCTCACTGAAGACTCTGTTCAG aaaagaaaagcctCTTTTTAATTGGATGGAAACTTTCTACCTCCTTGGCCTGGGACCTCTGGAAGTCTTCTGTGAATTTGTATTCCCTTTCACCTCCTGGAACCTGAAGTACCCGTTTATCCCTTTGTTACTGACCTCAGTGTATTGTGCAGTGGGCATCACATATGCTTGGCTCAAACTGTATGTTTCCGTACTGACTGACCCTCCTGTCGGCAAGACAAAGAAGCAATGA
- the ALG8 gene encoding probable dolichyl pyrophosphate Glc1Man9GlcNAc2 alpha-1,3-glucosyltransferase isoform X3 → MLNVRNLNYSSSRTLLFQRFSVIFTDALFVYAVHECCKCIDGKKAGKELTEKPKFILSVLLLWNFGLLIVDHIHFQYNGFLSGLMLLSIARFFQKRHMEGAFLFAVLLHFKHIYLYVAPAYGVYLLRSYCFTANKQDGSIRWNSFSFVRLISLGLIVFLVSALSLGPFLALNQLPQVFSRLFPFKRGLCHAYWAPNFWALYSALDKVLSVIGLELKLLDPNKIPKASMTSGLVQQFQHTVLPSVTPLATFICTLIAMLPSVFCLWCKPQGPRGFLRCLILCALSSFMFGWHVHEKAILLAVLPMSLLSVGKAVDASIFLILTTTGHYSLFPLLFTAPELPIKIILMLLFTIYSISSLKTLFRKEKPLFNWMETFYLLGLGPLEVFCEFVFPFTSWNLKYPFIPLLLTSVYCAVGITYAWLKLYVSVLTDPPVGKTKKQ, encoded by the exons ATGCTGAATGTCCGTAATCTGAATTACTCCAGCTCAAGGACCTTACTCTTCCAGAGATTTTCTGTCATCTTTACAGACGCACTCTTTGTGTATGCCGTCCATGA GTGCTGTAAATGCATTGATGGGAAAAAAGCAGGCAAAGAACTTACAGAGAAGCCAAAGTTTATTCTGTCAGTACTACTGCTGTGGAACTTCGGGTTGTTGATTGTAGACC ATATTCATTTCCAGTACAATGGTTTTTTATCTGGATTAATGCTGCTCTCCATTGCACGATTCTTTCAG AAAAGGCATATGGAAGGAGCATTTCTCTTTGCTgttctcctgcatttcaagcacATCTACCTCTATGTAGCACCAGCTTACGGTGTATATTTGCTGCGATCTTACTGTTTCACTGCAAATAAACAAG ATGGATCCATCCGATGGAACAGCTTCAGCTTTGTCCGTCTTATTTCCCTGGGACTGATTGTTTTCCTAGTTTCTGCTCTTTCATTGGGTCCTTTTCTAGCCTTG AACCAACTGCCTCAAGTCTTTTCCCGACTATTCCCCTTCAAGAGGGGCCTCTGCCACGCATATTGGGCTCCAAACTTCTGGGCTTTGTACAGTGCTTTGGATAAAGTGCTGTCTGTCATCG GTTTAGAACTGAAACTTCTTGACCCCAACAAGATTCCCAAGGCCTCAATGACAAGTGGTTTAGTTCAGCAGTTCCAACACACAGTCCTTCCCTCAGTGACTCCCTTGGCCACCTTTATCTGCACTCTGATTGCCATGTTG ccctctgttttctgtctttggtGTAAACCTCAAGGGCCCAGAGGCTTTCTCcgatgtctgattctttgtgccTTGAGCTCCTTCATGTTTGGTTGGCACGTCCATGAAAAAGCCATTCTCCTCGCAGTTCTCCCAATGAG cctcTTATCGGTGGGAAAAGCAGTAGATGCTTCAATTTTTCTGATTCTGACCACAACAGGACATTattccctcttccctctgctcTTCACTGCACCAG aACTTCCCATTAAAATCATACTCATGTTACTGTTTACCATCTATAGTATTTCCTCACTGAAGACTCTGTTCAG aaaagaaaagcctCTTTTTAATTGGATGGAAACTTTCTACCTCCTTGGCCTGGGACCTCTGGAAGTCTTCTGTGAATTTGTATTCCCTTTCACCTCCTGGAACCTGAAGTACCCGTTTATCCCTTTGTTACTGACCTCAGTGTATTGTGCAGTGGGCATCACATATGCTTGGCTCAAACTGTATGTTTCCGTACTGACTGACCCTCCTGTCGGCAAGACAAAGAAGCAATGA
- the ALG8 gene encoding probable dolichyl pyrophosphate Glc1Man9GlcNAc2 alpha-1,3-glucosyltransferase isoform X2, producing the protein MEGAFLFAVLLHFKHIYLYVAPAYGVYLLRSYCFTANKQDGSIRWNSFSFVRLISLGLIVFLVSALSLGPFLALNQLPQVFSRLFPFKRGLCHAYWAPNFWALYSALDKVLSVIGLELKLLDPNKIPKASMTSGLVQQFQHTVLPSVTPLATFICTLIAMLPSVFCLWCKPQGPRGFLRCLILCALSSFMFGWHVHEKAILLAVLPMSLLSVGKAVDASIFLILTTTGHYSLFPLLFTAPELPIKIILMLLFTIYSISSLKTLFRKEKPLFNWMETFYLLGLGPLEVFCEFVFPFTSWNLKYPFIPLLLTSVYCAVGITYAWLKLYVSVLTDPPVGKTKKQ; encoded by the exons ATGGAAGGAGCATTTCTCTTTGCTgttctcctgcatttcaagcacATCTACCTCTATGTAGCACCAGCTTACGGTGTATATTTGCTGCGATCTTACTGTTTCACTGCAAATAAACAAG ATGGATCCATCCGATGGAACAGCTTCAGCTTTGTCCGTCTTATTTCCCTGGGACTGATTGTTTTCCTAGTTTCTGCTCTTTCATTGGGTCCTTTTCTAGCCTTG AACCAACTGCCTCAAGTCTTTTCCCGACTATTCCCCTTCAAGAGGGGCCTCTGCCACGCATATTGGGCTCCAAACTTCTGGGCTTTGTACAGTGCTTTGGATAAAGTGCTGTCTGTCATCG GTTTAGAACTGAAACTTCTTGACCCCAACAAGATTCCCAAGGCCTCAATGACAAGTGGTTTAGTTCAGCAGTTCCAACACACAGTCCTTCCCTCAGTGACTCCCTTGGCCACCTTTATCTGCACTCTGATTGCCATGTTG ccctctgttttctgtctttggtGTAAACCTCAAGGGCCCAGAGGCTTTCTCcgatgtctgattctttgtgccTTGAGCTCCTTCATGTTTGGTTGGCACGTCCATGAAAAAGCCATTCTCCTCGCAGTTCTCCCAATGAG cctcTTATCGGTGGGAAAAGCAGTAGATGCTTCAATTTTTCTGATTCTGACCACAACAGGACATTattccctcttccctctgctcTTCACTGCACCAG aACTTCCCATTAAAATCATACTCATGTTACTGTTTACCATCTATAGTATTTCCTCACTGAAGACTCTGTTCAG aaaagaaaagcctCTTTTTAATTGGATGGAAACTTTCTACCTCCTTGGCCTGGGACCTCTGGAAGTCTTCTGTGAATTTGTATTCCCTTTCACCTCCTGGAACCTGAAGTACCCGTTTATCCCTTTGTTACTGACCTCAGTGTATTGTGCAGTGGGCATCACATATGCTTGGCTCAAACTGTATGTTTCCGTACTGACTGACCCTCCTGTCGGCAAGACAAAGAAGCAATGA